The proteins below are encoded in one region of Rhododendron vialii isolate Sample 1 chromosome 7a, ASM3025357v1:
- the LOC131332768 gene encoding protein WVD2-like 2 isoform X2, giving the protein MGRDVAGLRIGKLPNSVKLNSDGESLDKVHVSPKISGLTAESKDYEADVHTVEDSLTEECHEKLDVPRVKSESMNHNAGLLEGETLKPEVQKSSEKKLSSPVKGNVQSKDNPQLPTLATNKQVLTETHTVGAEAIDAGGNCSNNTNPSLSPNAKKKLQTISPRVSRKSLQPDYKKHLDEEDICSVASSTAASVRTVKFKTTVAVAPVFRCVDRLERRKEFYTKLEEKHQALDVEKKEFEARTKEEQEEAIKQLRKNLVIKAKPMPSFYQEGPPPKAELKKLPLTRAKSPNLCRRKSHGDAIGSSSTEKGVCPKGLRQSLGNLKVGSCTAKPLENKDQISGRSGNATCKIKDRSKTVKETAKTTTHKMAEQTADISVNG; this is encoded by the exons TCCGATGGTGAGTCTCTTGATAAAGTACATGTTTCTCCCAAAATTTCGGGGTTAACTGCCGAATCAAAGGACTATGAGGCAGATGTTCATACTGTGGAAGACTCGCTTACAGAAGAATGTCATGAGAAGCTAGATGTACCACGTGTTAAAAGCGAAAGTATGAATCACAATGCCGGTTTGCTTGAAGGGGAGACATTGAAACCTGAGGTCCAAAAGTCAAGCGAGAAAAAGTTGAGCTCACCGGTCAAGGGAAATGTCCAATCAAAGGATAATCCACAGCTCCCTACTTTGGCAACAAACAAGCAGGTTTTAACTGAAACTCATACTGTTGGGGCAGAAGCTATTGATGCCGGTGGTAATTGTTCAAATAACACCAACCCTTCCCTCTCCCCCAACGCTAAAAAGAAATTACAG ACAATCTCTCCTCGGGTATCAAGGAAGTCCCTGCAGCCTGATTACAAGAAGCATCTTGATGAGGAAGATATTTGCTCCGTCGCTTCATC AACTGCAGCATCTGTCCGGACTGTCAAATTTAAGACCACTGTCGCAGTAGCTCCTGTATTTAGATGCGTTGATCGTTTAGAGAGACGCAAAGAG TTTTACACGAAGTTGGAGGAAAAACATCAAGCTCTAGATGTGGagaaaaaagaatttgaagCTAGAACTAAG GAGGAACAAGAGGAGGCTATAAAGCAGCTTAGAAAGAACTTGGTAATCAAAGCAAAACCTATGCCGAGCTTTTACCAGGAAGGGCCTCCACCTAAGGCTGAACTGAAAAAG CTTCCATTAACTCGTGCCAAATCACCAAATCTGTGCCGGAGAAAGAGCCATGGTGATGCAATCGGCTCGTCGTCAACGGAAAAGGGTGTTTGCCCCAAGGGACTTCGCCAGAGTCTTGGCAATCTCAAAGTGGGTAGTTGTACTGCCAAACCTCTAGAAAACAAGGATCAGATCAGTGGAAGGAGTGGGAATGCCACTTGCAAAATTAAGGATCGTTCCAAAACAGTCAAGGAGACAGCTAAAACCACCACTCATAAAATGGCTGAGCAGACTGCAGACATCTCCGTCAACGGCTAG
- the LOC131332768 gene encoding protein WVD2-like 2 isoform X1 — MGRDVAGLRIGKLPNSVKLNSDGESLDKVHVSPKISGLTAESKDYEADVHTVEDSLTEECHEKLDVPRVKSESMNHNAGLLEGETLKPEVQKSSEKKLSSPVKGNVQSKDNPQLPTLATNKQVLTETHTVGAEAIDAGGNCSNNTNPSLSPNAKKKLQQTISPRVSRKSLQPDYKKHLDEEDICSVASSTAASVRTVKFKTTVAVAPVFRCVDRLERRKEFYTKLEEKHQALDVEKKEFEARTKEEQEEAIKQLRKNLVIKAKPMPSFYQEGPPPKAELKKLPLTRAKSPNLCRRKSHGDAIGSSSTEKGVCPKGLRQSLGNLKVGSCTAKPLENKDQISGRSGNATCKIKDRSKTVKETAKTTTHKMAEQTADISVNG, encoded by the exons TCCGATGGTGAGTCTCTTGATAAAGTACATGTTTCTCCCAAAATTTCGGGGTTAACTGCCGAATCAAAGGACTATGAGGCAGATGTTCATACTGTGGAAGACTCGCTTACAGAAGAATGTCATGAGAAGCTAGATGTACCACGTGTTAAAAGCGAAAGTATGAATCACAATGCCGGTTTGCTTGAAGGGGAGACATTGAAACCTGAGGTCCAAAAGTCAAGCGAGAAAAAGTTGAGCTCACCGGTCAAGGGAAATGTCCAATCAAAGGATAATCCACAGCTCCCTACTTTGGCAACAAACAAGCAGGTTTTAACTGAAACTCATACTGTTGGGGCAGAAGCTATTGATGCCGGTGGTAATTGTTCAAATAACACCAACCCTTCCCTCTCCCCCAACGCTAAAAAGAAATTACAG CAGACAATCTCTCCTCGGGTATCAAGGAAGTCCCTGCAGCCTGATTACAAGAAGCATCTTGATGAGGAAGATATTTGCTCCGTCGCTTCATC AACTGCAGCATCTGTCCGGACTGTCAAATTTAAGACCACTGTCGCAGTAGCTCCTGTATTTAGATGCGTTGATCGTTTAGAGAGACGCAAAGAG TTTTACACGAAGTTGGAGGAAAAACATCAAGCTCTAGATGTGGagaaaaaagaatttgaagCTAGAACTAAG GAGGAACAAGAGGAGGCTATAAAGCAGCTTAGAAAGAACTTGGTAATCAAAGCAAAACCTATGCCGAGCTTTTACCAGGAAGGGCCTCCACCTAAGGCTGAACTGAAAAAG CTTCCATTAACTCGTGCCAAATCACCAAATCTGTGCCGGAGAAAGAGCCATGGTGATGCAATCGGCTCGTCGTCAACGGAAAAGGGTGTTTGCCCCAAGGGACTTCGCCAGAGTCTTGGCAATCTCAAAGTGGGTAGTTGTACTGCCAAACCTCTAGAAAACAAGGATCAGATCAGTGGAAGGAGTGGGAATGCCACTTGCAAAATTAAGGATCGTTCCAAAACAGTCAAGGAGACAGCTAAAACCACCACTCATAAAATGGCTGAGCAGACTGCAGACATCTCCGTCAACGGCTAG
- the LOC131332768 gene encoding protein WVD2-like 1 isoform X4 — MGRDVAGLRIGKLPNSVKLNSDGESLDKVHVSPKISGLTAESKDYEADVHTVEDSLTEECHEKLDVPRVKSESMNHNAGLLEGETLKPEVQKSSEKKLSSPVKGNVQSKDNPQLPTLATNKQTISPRVSRKSLQPDYKKHLDEEDICSVASSTAASVRTVKFKTTVAVAPVFRCVDRLERRKEFYTKLEEKHQALDVEKKEFEARTKEEQEEAIKQLRKNLVIKAKPMPSFYQEGPPPKAELKKLPLTRAKSPNLCRRKSHGDAIGSSSTEKGVCPKGLRQSLGNLKVGSCTAKPLENKDQISGRSGNATCKIKDRSKTVKETAKTTTHKMAEQTADISVNG; from the exons TCCGATGGTGAGTCTCTTGATAAAGTACATGTTTCTCCCAAAATTTCGGGGTTAACTGCCGAATCAAAGGACTATGAGGCAGATGTTCATACTGTGGAAGACTCGCTTACAGAAGAATGTCATGAGAAGCTAGATGTACCACGTGTTAAAAGCGAAAGTATGAATCACAATGCCGGTTTGCTTGAAGGGGAGACATTGAAACCTGAGGTCCAAAAGTCAAGCGAGAAAAAGTTGAGCTCACCGGTCAAGGGAAATGTCCAATCAAAGGATAATCCACAGCTCCCTACTTTGGCAACAAACAAGCAG ACAATCTCTCCTCGGGTATCAAGGAAGTCCCTGCAGCCTGATTACAAGAAGCATCTTGATGAGGAAGATATTTGCTCCGTCGCTTCATC AACTGCAGCATCTGTCCGGACTGTCAAATTTAAGACCACTGTCGCAGTAGCTCCTGTATTTAGATGCGTTGATCGTTTAGAGAGACGCAAAGAG TTTTACACGAAGTTGGAGGAAAAACATCAAGCTCTAGATGTGGagaaaaaagaatttgaagCTAGAACTAAG GAGGAACAAGAGGAGGCTATAAAGCAGCTTAGAAAGAACTTGGTAATCAAAGCAAAACCTATGCCGAGCTTTTACCAGGAAGGGCCTCCACCTAAGGCTGAACTGAAAAAG CTTCCATTAACTCGTGCCAAATCACCAAATCTGTGCCGGAGAAAGAGCCATGGTGATGCAATCGGCTCGTCGTCAACGGAAAAGGGTGTTTGCCCCAAGGGACTTCGCCAGAGTCTTGGCAATCTCAAAGTGGGTAGTTGTACTGCCAAACCTCTAGAAAACAAGGATCAGATCAGTGGAAGGAGTGGGAATGCCACTTGCAAAATTAAGGATCGTTCCAAAACAGTCAAGGAGACAGCTAAAACCACCACTCATAAAATGGCTGAGCAGACTGCAGACATCTCCGTCAACGGCTAG
- the LOC131332768 gene encoding protein WVD2-like 1 isoform X3 codes for MGRDVAGLRIGKLPNSVKLNSDGESLDKVHVSPKISGLTAESKDYEADVHTVEDSLTEECHEKLDVPRVKSESMNHNAGLLEGETLKPEVQKSSEKKLSSPVKGNVQSKDNPQLPTLATNKQQTISPRVSRKSLQPDYKKHLDEEDICSVASSTAASVRTVKFKTTVAVAPVFRCVDRLERRKEFYTKLEEKHQALDVEKKEFEARTKEEQEEAIKQLRKNLVIKAKPMPSFYQEGPPPKAELKKLPLTRAKSPNLCRRKSHGDAIGSSSTEKGVCPKGLRQSLGNLKVGSCTAKPLENKDQISGRSGNATCKIKDRSKTVKETAKTTTHKMAEQTADISVNG; via the exons TCCGATGGTGAGTCTCTTGATAAAGTACATGTTTCTCCCAAAATTTCGGGGTTAACTGCCGAATCAAAGGACTATGAGGCAGATGTTCATACTGTGGAAGACTCGCTTACAGAAGAATGTCATGAGAAGCTAGATGTACCACGTGTTAAAAGCGAAAGTATGAATCACAATGCCGGTTTGCTTGAAGGGGAGACATTGAAACCTGAGGTCCAAAAGTCAAGCGAGAAAAAGTTGAGCTCACCGGTCAAGGGAAATGTCCAATCAAAGGATAATCCACAGCTCCCTACTTTGGCAACAAACAAGCAG CAGACAATCTCTCCTCGGGTATCAAGGAAGTCCCTGCAGCCTGATTACAAGAAGCATCTTGATGAGGAAGATATTTGCTCCGTCGCTTCATC AACTGCAGCATCTGTCCGGACTGTCAAATTTAAGACCACTGTCGCAGTAGCTCCTGTATTTAGATGCGTTGATCGTTTAGAGAGACGCAAAGAG TTTTACACGAAGTTGGAGGAAAAACATCAAGCTCTAGATGTGGagaaaaaagaatttgaagCTAGAACTAAG GAGGAACAAGAGGAGGCTATAAAGCAGCTTAGAAAGAACTTGGTAATCAAAGCAAAACCTATGCCGAGCTTTTACCAGGAAGGGCCTCCACCTAAGGCTGAACTGAAAAAG CTTCCATTAACTCGTGCCAAATCACCAAATCTGTGCCGGAGAAAGAGCCATGGTGATGCAATCGGCTCGTCGTCAACGGAAAAGGGTGTTTGCCCCAAGGGACTTCGCCAGAGTCTTGGCAATCTCAAAGTGGGTAGTTGTACTGCCAAACCTCTAGAAAACAAGGATCAGATCAGTGGAAGGAGTGGGAATGCCACTTGCAAAATTAAGGATCGTTCCAAAACAGTCAAGGAGACAGCTAAAACCACCACTCATAAAATGGCTGAGCAGACTGCAGACATCTCCGTCAACGGCTAG